The Gemmatimonadaceae bacterium genome has a window encoding:
- a CDS encoding four helix bundle protein — protein sequence MLDKAHALLVDINRVVPAIRRAHHQPLKRQLLKSALSTSSNLAEGRTKHSEREFLRFLHIALGSAGELQYQLRAAIDCSAIPQDEGRDLSHRAEEVAKMIQGLIRRIRDDLNDEDHPDAGGNC from the coding sequence GTGCTCGACAAGGCCCACGCGCTACTTGTCGACATCAACCGAGTCGTCCCTGCCATCCGCAGGGCTCACCATCAGCCGCTCAAGAGGCAGCTTCTCAAATCAGCATTGTCGACGAGCTCCAACCTTGCCGAAGGTCGAACAAAACACAGTGAGCGCGAGTTTCTTCGGTTTCTTCACATTGCCCTTGGCTCCGCAGGCGAGCTTCAATATCAGCTGAGGGCTGCCATCGACTGCAGCGCGATCCCGCAGGACGAAGGCCGCGATCTGAGCCACCGGGCCGAGGAGGTAGCGAAGATGATTCAGGGGCTAATCCGTCGGATCAGGGACGACCTGAATGACGAGGACCACCCGGACGCGGGTGGTAACTGCTAA